From the Vibrio vulnificus CMCP6 genome, one window contains:
- a CDS encoding oligosaccharide flippase family protein, with translation MLSVLNQKLSGLSHEKKKLVSLGVQTGIMRILSALFAFILTIAVARFSDATVAGQFFYLFNLVSFVAIVSQLGFNVSLVKYNAIAFSQNSIQQQSENYTISVKRSLAFSFSLCILAFIVQFAFGASLINVNITPSLFALFSLTIPLMVLAQLNSYALQAIRHVTPAIFALQMGVSCFLVLFITILHFFELITLVSMLLALLLSAFLVALISTLQWLRSGQYSAVTLPVAHNAELTDSAKQVWIGNIFTNVIQWGSLIIAGFYLTDSDLGLLAAAQRTSLLIGFVLISVNFIVAPMFASLYQQGEMKKLQKLSTNAFRLNISLSLIPVIACTFYSQEVMTLFGAEFESAGILLAILALGQLVNVATGSVGFLLLMSGYEKTMKYITITSGSIAIILLLALSQMYGVIGAASSIAIGMAIQNLAALYYVKRYLGFVPIG, from the coding sequence ATGCTCAGCGTGCTTAATCAAAAATTGTCTGGGTTGTCCCATGAGAAAAAAAAACTCGTTTCACTTGGGGTACAGACAGGGATCATGCGAATTTTATCGGCCTTGTTTGCGTTTATACTCACGATTGCAGTTGCGAGGTTCTCAGATGCCACGGTCGCCGGACAATTCTTTTATCTTTTTAATTTGGTCTCCTTCGTTGCTATCGTCAGTCAACTTGGATTCAATGTTTCATTGGTGAAATACAACGCCATTGCTTTCAGTCAGAACTCGATACAGCAACAAAGCGAAAACTATACCATCTCAGTGAAGAGAAGCTTAGCCTTCTCTTTTTCTCTGTGCATTTTAGCCTTCATCGTTCAATTTGCCTTTGGCGCATCACTCATCAATGTAAACATCACTCCTAGCCTCTTCGCTTTGTTTTCACTCACCATTCCACTTATGGTGTTAGCACAACTCAATAGCTATGCCCTACAAGCGATACGCCATGTTACTCCTGCAATATTTGCTTTGCAGATGGGCGTGAGCTGCTTTCTAGTCTTGTTCATTACGATATTGCATTTCTTTGAACTCATTACTCTGGTAAGCATGTTGCTGGCTCTGCTACTTTCAGCTTTTTTGGTTGCATTGATATCAACACTCCAATGGCTTCGTTCAGGTCAATACTCCGCTGTGACCTTACCCGTTGCTCATAATGCGGAATTAACCGACAGTGCAAAACAGGTTTGGATTGGCAATATCTTTACCAACGTGATCCAGTGGGGCAGTTTGATCATCGCGGGATTCTACCTAACAGATAGCGATCTGGGCTTATTGGCTGCTGCTCAAAGGACTTCGCTGCTCATTGGATTTGTGCTGATCAGCGTAAATTTTATTGTTGCACCAATGTTTGCTTCCCTATATCAGCAAGGAGAGATGAAAAAACTGCAGAAACTAAGCACCAATGCTTTCCGACTCAATATTTCTCTTTCTCTCATTCCAGTCATTGCTTGTACCTTTTATTCGCAAGAAGTCATGACTCTCTTTGGTGCAGAGTTTGAGTCTGCAGGTATTTTGTTAGCCATATTGGCGCTTGGGCAGCTGGTGAATGTCGCCACCGGCTCGGTTGGCTTTCTCCTGTTGATGAGTGGCTACGAGAAAACAATGAAATACATCACGATCACCTCTGGAAGCATTGCCATCATTTTGCTGTTGGCCCTGAGCCAAATGTATGGGGTTATTGGTGCCGCCAGTTCAATTGCAATCGGCATGGCAATACAGAATTTGGCGGCACTTTACTATGTGAAACGATACTTAGGCTTTGTACCCATCGGATAG